One Coffea arabica cultivar ET-39 chromosome 5c, Coffea Arabica ET-39 HiFi, whole genome shotgun sequence DNA window includes the following coding sequences:
- the LOC113690512 gene encoding autophagy-related protein 8C-like — translation MAKSSFKLEHPLERRQAEAARIREKYPDRIPVIVEKAEKSDIPDIDKKKYLVPADLTVGQFVYVVRKRIKLSAEKAIFIFVKNILPPTAAMMSAIYEENKDEDGFLYMTYSGENTFGSR, via the exons ATGGCCAAAAGCTCCTTCAAGCTCGAGCACCCTCTCG AAAGGCGACAGGCTGAGGCAGCTCGAATCAGGGAGAAGTACCCTGATAGAATTCCG GTCATTGTGGAAAAGGCTGAAAAGAGTGATATACCTGACATTGACAAGAAAAA GTATTTGGTGCCTGCTGATCTGACAGTTGGGCAATTTGTCTATGTTGTCCGCAAGAGGATTAAGCTCAGTGCTGAGAAGGCCATATTCATCTTTGTCAAGAACATTCTCCCTCCAACTG CTGCTATGATGTCTGCAATTTATGAGGAAAACAAAGATGAAGATGGTTTCCTATATATGACTTACAGTGGAGAGAATACTTTTGGAAGCCGCTGA
- the LOC113690514 gene encoding uncharacterized protein codes for MTQNGVEGCLLGTTSCNLVWWSPEVLSGGPFDGGKSKSKDQPCMLEDGDDLDIQGPLENKGGRAAAGEEGDVMVVKKGPWSAEEDERLKKCVEEHGIGNWITIEKYSGLGRTSKSCRLRWTNHLRPNLKKGSFTKQEERLVVKLHKKYGNKWSYISSKLPGRTDNEIKNFWHGRVRRCRRKFLPIYPEDIEDGGSRGDSLDTDGKNNINDNDHNSSAKNGTNSIPSFPSITLPEFQPPLSLSVPFEQQPSPVINQNPASFFTPLPRTRLLSPQEKPLPSPHGFLSSHYPSPACYPTHIPQSPLSTPSQTQYHSIQRSQSTETPNTTLQNPLLSLPPDCSSIHQSNSPTGPAFTPLKPPPVLSPYVGYLKGSRGSSSLQSSPTAVTQSSAPAQGSSISAKGSSAPSPKIDVSSSVTSSQFSSTATGSLINSPKLHLSVQLPTASSVPLQTSSLPSALSSSNLNSPKIHDPMIASPHSPLRLNLTSSIPLDSHLQHNRCASPFLLSSQSWNASKAEPPSVQTPTSALRPTPEMKDSERSVAVLDAPLQEAQAKADTLHKNSPEELSVDGYLINNDLQGKILVTESIRDNVFYQSSSERDFSCEKPRTINLLGQSLKQENTTRETPKTEDLINKRSCKKVSHDKCLKPGILMGKISRRQGLLSEISKTGVLLVESEKKQILLQELMNNNLTQDVLARRSSKTVDLQLGGLTKTTKLFGERLSIEDPLSQISARKSSVVQKSEEGVSIFENLTSLRNQNLVEDILDISPTRSTSNPDTFGFSYSPKDTTTQFISDDLQWNLSSAQVVAGEVCNEILRGGAPLASQLQEHQIETLGPVFSHRPELVLSNFGYDGGGKSTCGEFYEGDHLDKSSREKCPDSPKGEFIEDQSQGGQVVSGGFMTEGMLVSQNWHEILRGSISDLDQYITANLLRSPTPDGKLNTPQECGGGIMEEALSIEGLSSRSLKNGVSLDQSSRDIFVGESSSANVIGLHEVALSEFVSPPRQTTVAHLLTSRDQFSEAGSSQCYEGVKLKQEIEEPHPLPEELSSLLEFSPTTLPDWHDIGCETSSIMDITFGLEMYHLHPIMR; via the exons ATGACACAAAATGGGGTGGAAGGATGCTTGTTAGGAACCACCAGCTGCAACCTGGTTTGGTGGTCGCCGGAAGTACTCTCCGGCGGCCCATTTGACGGCGGGAAGTCCAAGTCAAAGGACCAGCCTTGCATGCTGGAAGACGGTGACGATCTTGACATCCAGGGTCCTCTCGAAAATAAGGGAGGTAGAGCAGCTGCGGGGGAAGAGGGAGACGTGATGGTGGTGAAAAAAGGGCCGTGGTCGGCTGAGGAGGATGAGAGGCTGAAAAAGTGTGTGGAAGAGCACGGGATAGGGAACTGGATAACCATAGAGAAGTATTCAGGGTTGGGTAGGACATCAAAGAGCTGTAGACTTCGGTGGACTAATCATCTAAGGCCAAATCTTAAAAAGGGCTCGTTTACCAAACAGGAAGAGAGACTTGTGGTCAAATTGCACAAAAAATATGGTAACAAATGGTCATACATATCCTCCAAG CTACCAGGGAGAACAGACAACGAGATCAAGAATTTTTGGCATGGAAGGGTGCGAAGGTGTCGTAGAAAATTCCTACCTATCTACCCAGAGGACATTGAGGATGGTGGATCACGTGGAGATAGCTTAGATACTGATGGGAAGAACAATATCAATGACAATGATCATAACTCCAGCGCCAAGAATGGAACTAACAGTATTCCTTCATTCCCCTCCATTACGTTGCCTGAATTTCAGCCCCCACTATCACTTTCTGTTCCCTTCGAACAGCAACCAAGTCctgtaataaatcaaaaccctgcTTCATTCTTTACTCCACTGCCTCGAACTCGGCTCCTCTCTCCACAAGAGAAGCCACTCCCATCACCGCATGGCTTCTTATCTTCACATTACCCAAGCCCTGCATGCTATCCAACTCACATTCCTCAATCACCCCTTAGTACACCTTCCCAAACTCAATACCACTCAATTCAAAGATCCCAATCAACTGAAACCCCTAATACAACACTCCAGAATCCACTTTTATCATTGCCACCAGACTGCTCATCTATACATCAATCCAACTCCCCTACTGGTCCTGCTTTCACACCTTTGAAACCTCCACCAGTTCTATCCCCTTACGTTGGTTATCTCAAGGGATCTCGAGGAAGCTCCAGCCTGCAGTCTTCACCAACTGCAGTAACTCAATCTTCGGCTCCTGCACAAGGGAGCTCTATCTCAGCAAAAGGATCTTCAGCACCTTCCCCCAAGATAGACGTTTCATCTTCAGTTACTTCTTCTCAATTTAGCTCAACCGCAACAGGATCCCTAATAAATTCTCCTAAACTGCATCTATCCGTACAACTGCCTACCGCATCTTCTGTCCCACTGCAGACTTCATCCCTGCCTTCTGCTCTTTCTTCTAGTAATCTGAACTCACCCAAAATACATGATCCCATGATAGCATCTCCACATTCTCCCCTCCGTTTGAACTTAACAAGCTCAATACCATTAGATTCCCATCTCCAACACAATCGATGTGCATCACCATTTCTGTTATCTTCTCAGTCATGGAATGCATCAAAAGCAGAGCCCCCTTCAGTCCAAACTCCAACATCTGCCTTGAGACCTACCCCTGAGATGAAAGACAGTGAAAGAAGTGTTGCGGTATTGGATGCTCCATTGCAGGAAGCTCAAGCAAAGGCAGACACCTTGCACAAGAATTCACCAGAAGAACTGTCTGTTGATGGATACCTGATAAACAATGACCTGCAAGGAAAGATATTGGTGACGGAATCTATCAGGGACAATGTGTTTTATCAAAGCTCAAGCGAAAGAGATTTCTCTTGCGAAAAGCCAAGAACAATAAACTTGCTGGGTCAAAGCTTGAAGCAAGAGAATACAACAAGAGAAACGCCAAAGACTGAAGATTTAATAAACAAAAGGTCATGTAAAAAAGTTTCGCATGATAAATGCTTAAAACCAGGAATTTTAATGGGGAAAATATCCAGAAGACAAGGTTTATTAAGTGAAATATCAAAGACGGGAGTTCTGTTAGTTGAAAGTGAGAAGAAACAAATTTTGTTGCAGGAACTCATGAATAACAACTTGACACAAGACGTTTTAGCAAGACGAAGTTCAAAGACTGTGGACCTGCAGTTGGGCGGACTCACTAAGACAACAAAGCTATTTGGTGAAAGGTTGAGTATTGAAGATCCATTGAGTCAAATCTCTGCAAGAAAAAGTTCAGTGGTTCAAAAATCAGAGGAAGGTGTGTCCATATTTGAAAACTTGACAAGTTTGCGGAACCAAAACTTGGTAGAAGATATTCTTGATATTAGCCCAACGAGGTCAACGTCTAATCCTGACACATTTGGTTTCTCTTACAGCCCAAAAGACACGACTACACAGTTCATATCAGATGATTTGCAATGGAACTTAAGCTCTGCTCAAGTTGTTGCTGGTGAAGTTTGTAATGAGATCTTGAGGGGAGGTGCACCATTGGCTTCACAATTGCAAGAGCATCAAATTGAGACACTTGGTCCTGTATTCAGCCACAGGCCTGAGCTGGTTTTGTCTAATTTTGGCTATGATGGGGGAGGTAAATCGACATGTGGTGAATTCTATGAAGGTGATCACTTGGATAAAAGCTCGAGGGAAAAATGTCCCGACTCTCCCAAAGGAGAATTTATAGAGGACCAGTCCCAAGGTGGTCAAGTTGTCAGTGGAGGTTTTATGACAGAAGGTATGTTGGTTTCGCAAAACTGGCACGAAATTCTACGAGGTTCAATTTCGGACCTTGACCAATATATCACGGCCAATTTGTTGAGATCACCAACTCCAGATGGTAAACTGAACACTCCTCAAGAATGTGGAGGTGGTATCATGGAAGAAGCTCTAAGCATAGAAGGTTTATCAAGCAGAAGCTTGAAAAATGGAGTTTCCCTGGATCAAAGCTCACGAGATATATTTGTTGGAGAAAGCTCAAGCGCAAATGTAATTGGATTGCATGAGGTGGCTTTAAGTGAGTTTGTTTCACCACCTAGGCAAACCACTGTAGCCCACCTGTTGACATCTCGTGATCAATTTAGTGAGGCTGGCTCTTCACAGTGCTATGAAG GAGTAAAGTTAAAGCAGGAGATAGAGGAACCCCATCCCTTGCCTGAAGAACTATCCAGCTTGCTGGAATTTTCCCCGACCACCTTACCAGATTGGCATGACATTGGTTGTGAAACTTCAAGCATAATGGACATCACTTTTGGGCTTGAGATGTATCACCTTCATCCTATCATGAGATAG